The proteins below come from a single Brassica napus cultivar Da-Ae unplaced genomic scaffold, Da-Ae ScsIHWf_1616;HRSCAF=2230, whole genome shotgun sequence genomic window:
- the LOC125598038 gene encoding heavy metal-associated isoprenylated plant protein 7-like: MGEEEKKQEAPEEKKMEEKKPEEEKKEEGKKVEADEKKGEDSEKKTQEGEATKDAKEDSPLAAPEAPAPPPPPQEIVLKVYMHCEGCARKVRRCLKGFEGVEDVMTDCKAGKVVVKGEKADPLKILARVQRKTHREVVLLSPIPPPSQPPEKKAEEEKPKVEEKKVEPPVVVTVVLKVHMHCEACATEIKKRIMRMKGVESAESDLKASQVTVKGVFEPQKLVEYVYKRTGKHAAVMKIDPPPPPPPEEAAAAAEAEKNEERKGENGGGESKGEEGKDEKAKTDEEKKEGDGSKGEAGENGGGGEEEAKVVEVKKIENPYFYYHYQPPRVAMPPYAYPHSYPPHAYPPQAYPPHAYPPNAYPPHAYPPNAYPPQIFSDENPNACSIM; the protein is encoded by the exons atgggAGAG gaagagaagaagcaagaagcaccagaggagaagaaaatggaggagaagaaaccagaagaggagaaaaaagaagaaggaaagaaaGTGGAGGCTGATGAGAAAAAGGGAGAAGATTCTGAAAAGAAAACTCAAGAAGGAGAAGCTACTAAAGATGCCAAAGAGGATTCTCCTCTGGCGGCACCGGAGGCTCCAGCGCCACCTCCACCGCCGCAAGAGATTGTCCTTAAAGTTTACATGCACTGTGAAGGCTGTGCTAGAAAAGTCCGCCGTTGCCTCAAAGGCTTCGAAG GAGTGGAAGATGTGATGACTGACTGTAAAGCGGGTAAAGTGGTGGTGAAGGGAGAAAAAGCTGACCCATTGAAAATCTTAGCCAGAGTTCAAAGGAAGACCCACCGTGAAGTGGTGCTTCTTTCTCCTATTCCTCCGCCATCTCAGCCGCCGGAGAAGAAAGCAGAGGAGGAGAAGCCCAAAGTGGAAGAGAAGAAAGTGGAG CCTCCCGTAGTAGTTACGGTGGTCCTCAAGGTTCACATGCATTGCGAAGCTTGTGCGACGGAGATCAAGAAACGGATCATGAGAATGAAAG GAGTGGAATCTGCTGAATCCGATTTGAAAGCTTCTCAAGTGACGGTGAAAGGAGTGTTCGAACCGCAAAAGCTCGTAGAATACGTTTACAAGCGTACTGGAAAACATGCTGCAGTTATGAAAATTGACCCACCACCTCCGCCGCCACCTGAGGAAGCTGCTGCCGCCGCGGAAGCAGAGAAGAATgaagaaagaaaaggagaaaatggCGGTGGAGAGTCCAAAGGCGAGGAAGGGAAGGACGAGAAAGCAAAGActgatgaagagaagaaagaaggtgACGGCAGCAAAGGTGAAGCGGGGGAGAATGGCGGTGGTGGGGAGGAAGAGGCAAAAGTTGTGGAGGTGAAGAAGATAGAGAATCCATATTTCTACTATCATTATCAGCCGCCGCGTGTGGCAATGCCGCCTTATGCCTATCCTCATTCCTATCCACCCCATGCATATCCTCCTCAAGCATATCCTCCCCATGCATATCCTCCTAATGCATATCCTCCTCATGCATATCCTCCTAATGCATATCCCCCTCAGATATTCAGCGACGAGAATCCAAACGCATGTTCCATAATGTAA
- the LOC125575619 gene encoding F-box/LRR-repeat protein At5g63520-like, with product MEKSKKTDMAFIASMNDDLLQNILQRLPAKPFAFASCVNRSWNIVCNRILSRPKMVSAFSRNPHQFEAVEEAIDKALSDPIRPDFVIANITCGNMEDTLSLITKRVGTRAPVIVSIVAGVLGKEVCNDKAGEVKQNDQGMHICPSFAILLTIGYLPGIKVDVIPVIQSKEETEAMIGDKFVMDIRNFVSEVSDHAAPACLMLFGEDTHATEPIIRKLDYAMPAETIIVGDQKGEFLHKRANELRTVELHKDESRVLAGLIFARDRHRPIEAGRVQFHTAISRGLSPVDLRYKVANAISTLPKWPATLMTAKRIGEAEVLDGEQILDDIEANLLGNPLWEADPYIGVIKRRKYSVGLDQKPKIMASLVFHQVTGADEQYLTVNGAGIKTGDHFQVYIPDLKVAEASLTAVSSQLRNIMSKPNKHEVVGGFVFAGSGRGDSFFGRPNADTSPFLENFPELRFGGVFCDGEIGRSLSVDEGEEKQVTISQRCLHVVSSVYLIVSYACS from the exons atggagaaatcGAAGAAGACAGATATGGCGTTCATCGCCTCCATGAACGACGATCTTCTCCAGAACATTCTCCAACGATTACCCGCGAAACCGTTTGCTTTCGCCTCCTGCGTTAACCGATCGTGGAACATCGTCTGCAATCGCATCCTCTCTCGCCCCAAAATGGTTTCTGCTTTCTCCAGAAACCCTCATCAATTC GAAGCTGTAGAAGAAGCAATTGATAAGGCTTTGTCTGATCCAATTCGACCAGATTTTGTAATTGCGAATATTACATGTGGGAACATGGAAGATACTTTGAGTCTG ATAACTAAAAGAGTGGGAACAAGGGCTCCTGTTATTGTATCCATAGTTGCTGGAGTATTGGGAAAAGAAGTGTGTAACGACAAGGCTGGAGag GTCAAACAGAATGATCAGGGCATGCACATTTGTCCAAGTTTTGCTATACTGTTGACCATTGGCTACTTGCCAGGAATCAAAGTTGACGTTATTCCTGTAATTCAATCAAAAGAG GAGACTGAAGCTATGATTGGAGACAAATTTGTGATGGATATTAGGAACTTCGTGTCAGAGGTTTCAGATCATGCTGCACCAGCCTGTCTCATGCTCTTTGGG GAGGATACTCATGCCACAGAACCTATCATTCGAAAATTGG ACTATGCCATGCCTGCAGAAACCATTATTGTGGGTGATCAAAAGGGAGAGTTTTTACATAAACGTGCTAATGAATTAAGAACTGTTGAGTTGCATAAAGACGAGAGCAGAGTTCTTGCAGGTCTAATCTTCGCAAGAGATAGACACAGACCCATTG AAGCTGGACGAGTTCAGTTTCACACTGCAATATCAAGAGGATTGTCACCGGTTGATTTGAGGTACAAGGTGGCTAATGCCATTAGTACTCTCCCTAAATGGCCTGCTACACTTATGACAGCAAAAAGAATTGGAGAAGCGGAGGTTCTTGATGGAGAACAAATTCTAGATGACATAGAAGCAAATCTG TTAGGAAACCCGCTCTGGGAGGCTGATCCATACATTGGAgtgataaaaagaagaaaatactCAGTTGGTTTGGATCAGAAGCCAAAGATCATGGCCTCACTTGTGTTTCATCAAGTTACTGG AGCCGATGAGCAGTATCTTACAGTCAATGGCGCTGGAATCAAAACGGGTGACCATTTCCAAGTTTACATCCCTGATCTCAAAGTGGCTGAAGCATCACTAACTGCTGTTTCTTCTCAGCTTAGAAACATCATGtccaaaccaaacaaacacgAAGTTGTTGGAGGGTTTGTTTTCGCCGGTAGTGGACGTGGCGACTCCTTCTTTGGCCGTCCAAACGCGGACACCTCACCGTTCTTGGAGAACTTCCCGGAGCTACGTTTTGGTGGTGTATTCTGCGACGGTGAAATCGGAAGAAGCTTGTCCGTGGATGAGGGAGAGGAGAAGCAAGTAACTATCAGTCAGAGATGTCTTCACGTTGTTAGTTCTGTTTATCTTATTGTCTCTTATGCATGTTCTTAA